A window of Elusimicrobiota bacterium contains these coding sequences:
- a CDS encoding dihydroorotase: MTKPNSPETLLIRGGRLIDPENRRDGEFDLLVAEGKVARVGKALTAPAGAQVIDAKGLIVAPGLVDIHVHLREPGNEGAETIESGTRAAAAGGVTSVVAMPNTQPPIDSVSGVRFLLRRAAETATVRVWPTGAITVGRSGEKLAEIGAMAEAGAVAVTDDGNAVPDTQLLRRALDYAKMFDLTVIEHAEDKSLMGEGVMNEGPLATRLGHKGIPRQSESIAIARDIALAELTGAHLHVTHISTRESVELIRAAKRRGVRVTSDATPHHFTLTEDAILRYGTNAKMNPPLRTEADRKAIINGLADGTIDAIASDHAPHTRASKEQEFSAAPFGIIGLETILPLTVTQLIEPGHLSWPDAIRRLCSGPAKVLSLPVGELSEGQPADVVVIDPAEERTVSGFSSKSQNSPFLGWTLRGFPQLVLVEGRVVLRREALRAAPAR; this comes from the coding sequence ATGACCAAACCCAATTCCCCCGAAACCCTGCTGATCCGCGGCGGCCGCTTGATCGACCCCGAAAACCGCCGGGACGGCGAGTTCGACCTCCTGGTCGCGGAGGGGAAAGTGGCCCGGGTCGGCAAAGCCCTGACCGCCCCGGCGGGCGCCCAGGTGATCGACGCCAAAGGGCTCATCGTCGCCCCGGGGCTGGTGGACATCCACGTCCATCTGCGGGAACCGGGGAACGAAGGCGCCGAAACCATCGAATCGGGAACCCGGGCCGCGGCGGCCGGCGGCGTGACGAGCGTCGTGGCCATGCCCAACACCCAGCCGCCCATTGACAGCGTGTCGGGCGTCCGCTTTTTGCTTCGCCGCGCGGCCGAAACGGCCACCGTGCGGGTGTGGCCCACGGGCGCGATCACCGTCGGTCGTTCGGGCGAAAAATTGGCCGAGATCGGCGCCATGGCCGAGGCCGGGGCCGTCGCCGTCACCGACGACGGCAACGCCGTGCCGGACACGCAGCTTTTGCGTCGGGCCCTGGACTACGCCAAAATGTTCGATTTGACGGTCATCGAACACGCCGAGGACAAGTCCCTCATGGGGGAGGGCGTGATGAACGAAGGCCCCCTGGCCACGCGCCTCGGGCACAAGGGCATTCCCCGCCAGTCGGAGTCCATCGCCATCGCCCGGGACATCGCCCTGGCGGAGCTCACCGGCGCCCACCTGCACGTCACCCACATTTCCACCCGGGAGTCGGTGGAGTTGATCCGCGCGGCCAAACGCCGCGGCGTCCGCGTGACTTCCGACGCCACCCCGCACCATTTCACGTTGACCGAAGACGCCATCCTCCGCTACGGGACCAACGCCAAAATGAACCCGCCCCTTCGCACGGAAGCCGACCGGAAGGCGATCATCAACGGCCTGGCCGACGGGACCATCGACGCCATCGCGTCGGACCACGCGCCCCACACCCGCGCCTCCAAGGAGCAGGAATTTTCCGCCGCGCCCTTCGGCATCATCGGGTTGGAAACGATCCTTCCTCTGACGGTCACGCAACTGATCGAGCCCGGCCACTTGAGCTGGCCCGACGCCATCCGACGACTGTGCAGCGGTCCGGCCAAGGTGTTGAGCCTCCCCGTGGGCGAATTGAGCGAGGGGCAACCGGCCGACGTCGTGGTCATCGATCCCGCCGAGGAGCGCACGGTGTCCGGCTTCAGTTCGAAAAGTCAAAATTCGCCTTTCCTCGGCTGGACCCTCCGGGGATTCCCGCAGTTGGTCCTGGTGGAGGGCCGCGTGGTTCTCCGCCGCGAAGCCCTCCGGGCCGCGCCGGCCCGGTAG